From Armatimonadota bacterium:
GTAGGCGACTTCTTTTCGGCCTCAGCGCGGCGCTATTCACAAGGAGGGATTTTGTCAGCGATCTTTACGGCTCCCGCAGGTTCCACAGGAACTCGCGCCATGATGCAAGCGACGGATGGCAACTACTATGTCGCGTGGGCTGGAAGCAACGTCATTACTCGGCATAACGCTAGCGGCACTCTTTTGGCCACCGTAACTTCAGCGAGTACTAGCATCGCCGACAGCCGACAAATGTTTATTCAAAACAGCCAGGTGGTTATTTCTGGGGGCAATTCTGGCAAGTATGTTCGCATGACTTACTCCAATACAACCAGTTGGGGACCAATGATAGAAACCTCTGTCAATACTTATGCTTATGGGGTTTCTGCGGGTCACTTTAGCACCATCTATGCGAGCGGTTATTCGACATTAAATTCAGCGTCGGTCTACAGCTATTCGTTAACCACTGGCTACCAAACCAGCAGCTACACTGTTCCAGGTGCCGGCACAATTGTTGCATTGGGTACAGTTGTCGCCCCAGAACCACAAACAATCACCGGAATGCTCGCTGCAGGTCTTGTGGGTCTTATGGCTCGCCGAAAAAGACGAGCGAAATAACCGGCCGCTACAATAAAAGAAATAGCCTGATCTGAGAATTATATCGATCAGGCTATTTCTTGGCATCAAGACTTTGTTTTCTAGTCCCTACGCCCTTATTACATAAACAACAAAAGAAGTCTCTTCGCTCCGTATGGCTTTTGACTCAGAAATGCTTTAGGATCTTCTTCGGCGGCGGGAGAGTAATGCCGCTGCGCCAATTCCTAATGCCATCCAACTTCCCGGTTCTGGAGCGACCACAACCGCAATGTGTCCCGGAGTAGTGATTTGCGGCGCGTCAAATTGGAAACCAGAATTCAAATACGTATCCGTTTTTATAAACCTTGCACCTCCAGCA
This genomic window contains:
- a CDS encoding PEP-CTERM sorting domain-containing protein (PEP-CTERM proteins occur, often in large numbers, in the proteomes of bacteria that also encode an exosortase, a predicted intramembrane cysteine proteinase. The presence of a PEP-CTERM domain at a protein's C-terminus predicts cleavage within the sorting domain, followed by covalent anchoring to some some component of the (usually Gram-negative) cell surface. Many PEP-CTERM proteins exhibit an unusual sequence composition that includes large numbers of potential glycosylation sites. Expression of one such protein has been shown restore the ability of a bacterium to form floc, a type of biofilm.); its protein translation is MRIAFLAAVAALSCAASASFELVMALDSDNHTVHRIDGERNIYLGNFGANRLVNPSAMAIQQSANKAHVYDPYLRSVVSFDYNTGEKVGEAAMPSYGYATLGLANNGDFLVGDFFSASARRYSQGGILSAIFTAPAGSTGTRAMMQATDGNYYVAWAGSNVITRHNASGTLLATVTSASTSIADSRQMFIQNSQVVISGGNSGKYVRMTYSNTTSWGPMIETSVNTYAYGVSAGHFSTIYASGYSTLNSASVYSYSLTTGYQTSSYTVPGAGTIVALGTVVAPEPQTITGMLAAGLVGLMARRKRRAK